The Prionailurus viverrinus isolate Anna chromosome B4, UM_Priviv_1.0, whole genome shotgun sequence genome has a window encoding:
- the TRABD gene encoding traB domain-containing protein isoform X2, with the protein MEPDKGPSSRLPCWAGSGAWGLGGRGGRSSSDRSAPPLQLQAPLPVCISVGTLHGGVLSFCEAGRRGFGDPGQEVSLISARSCLPAMEGEEERSPQEADTEPVVPVGSSEVVPRVLSGEPQNLSDADALSLLLEMKLRRRRERPSLPRTVTELVAEDGSRVYVVGTAHFSDDSKRDVVKTIREVQPDVVVVELCQYRVSMLKMDESTLLQEAKEISLEKLQQAVRQNGVMSGLMQMLLLKVSAHITEQLGMAPGGEFRAAFKEASKVPFCKFHLGDRPIPVTFKRAIAALSFWQKVKLAWGLCFLSDPIRGHRGPCPGSTAPASRRPPRAHEAGSVPSAPSKDDVERCKQKDLLEQMMAEMVGAFPDLHRTIVSERDVYLTYMLRQAARRLELPRSSDAEPRKCVPSVVVGVVGMGHVPGIEKNWTTDLNIQEIMTVPPPSISGRVSRLAVKAAFLGLLGYGLYWMGRRATSLVLSLPVAQYCLQRASAVRPRK; encoded by the exons ATGGAGCCTGACAAAGGGCCATCGTCCCGGCTGCCCTGCTGGGCCGGCTCTGgggcctgggggttgggggggcggggtggcagGAGCTCCAGTGACCGCTCAGCCCCACccctccagctccaggctccgcTTCCTGTTTGCATTTCAGTTGGCACCTTGCATGGTGGAGTGCTTTCCTTCTGTGAAGCAGGAAGAAGGGGCTTTGGGGATCCTGGACAGGAG GTATCCCTCATCAGTGCCAGGAGCTGCCTCCCAGccatggagggggaggaggagcggTCACCTCAGGAG GCTGACACGGAGCCCGTTGTCCCAGTGGGGTCTTCCGAGGTGGTGCCCAGGGTGCTTTCCGGAGAACCCCAGAACCTGT CCGACGCCGACGCTCTGTCCCTGCTCCTGGAGATGAAGCTGAGGAGGCGGCGGGAACGGCCCAGCCTGCCGCGCACCGTGACCGAGCTGGTGGCCGAGGACGGGAGCAGGGTGTACGTGGTGGGCACAGCCCACTTCAGCGATGACAGCAAGAGGGACGTCGTGAAG ACCATCCGGGAGGTGCAGCCTGACGTGGTGGTGGTGGAGCTGTGCCAGTACCGCGTGTCCATGCTCAAGATGGACGAGAGCACGCTGCTCCAGGAGGCCAAGGAGATCAGCCTGGAGAAGCTGCAGCAGGCCGTGAGGCAG AACGGGGTCATGTCTGGACTCATGCAGATGCTGCTGCTGAAGGTGTCGGCCCACATCACCGAGCAGCTGGGCATGGCCCCCGGCGGCGAGTTCAGGGCGGCCTTCAAGGAG gccagcAAGGTGCCTTTCTGCAAGTTCCACCTGGGCGACCGGCCCATCCCCGTCACCTTCAAGAGGGCCATCGCCGCACTGTCCTTCTGGCAGAAAGTCAAGCTGGCCTGGGGCCTGTGCTTCCTGTCAGACCCCATCAG AGGGCACCGAGGTCCCTGCCCTGGGTCAACAGCACCAGCCTCCCGCCGGCCGCCCCGTGCCCACGAGGCTGGCAGCgtgccctctgcccccagcaaGGACGACGTGGAACGCTGCAAGCAAAAGGACCTGCTGGAGCAGATGATGGCCGAGATGGTCGGCGCGTTCCCCGACCTGCACCGCACCATCGTCTCGGAGCGCGACGTTTACCTGACCTACATGCTGCGGCAGGCCGCCCGGCGCCTGGAGCTGCCCCGCTCCTCTGACG CCGAGCCCAGGAAGTGTGTCCCCTCGGTGGTGGTGGGCGTCGTGGGCATGGGCCACGTGCCGGGCATCGAGAAGAACTGGACCACCGACCTCAACATccaggagatcatgac cGTCCCCCCGCCGTCCATCTCCGGCAGAGTGTCCCGGCTGGCCGTGAAGGCCGCCTTCTTGGGCCTGCTGGGCTACGGCCTTTACTGGATGGGGCGCCGCGCCACCAGCCTGGTCCTGTCACTGCCTGTCGCTCAGTACTGTCTGCAGAGGGCGTCCGCAGTCCGGCCGCGCAAATAG
- the TRABD gene encoding traB domain-containing protein isoform X5, translated as MEGEEERSPQEADTEPVVPVGSSEVVPRVLSGEPQNLSDADALSLLLEMKLRRRRERPSLPRTVTELVAEDGSRVYVVGTAHFSDDSKRDVVKTIREVQPDVVVVELCQYRVSMLKMDESTLLQEAKEISLEKLQQAVRQNGVMSGLMQMLLLKVSAHITEQLGMAPGGEFRAAFKEPLPQASKVPFCKFHLGDRPIPVTFKRAIAALSFWQKVKLAWGLCFLSDPIRGHRGPCPGSTAPASRRPPRAHEAGSVPSAPSKDDVERCKQKDLLEQMMAEMVGAFPDLHRTIVSERDVYLTYMLRQAARRLELPRSSDAEPRKCVPSVVVGVVGMGHVPGIEKNWTTDLNIQEIMTVPPPSISGRVSRLAVKAAFLGLLGYGLYWMGRRATSLVLSLPVAQYCLQRASAVRPRK; from the exons atggagggggaggaggagcggTCACCTCAGGAG GCTGACACGGAGCCCGTTGTCCCAGTGGGGTCTTCCGAGGTGGTGCCCAGGGTGCTTTCCGGAGAACCCCAGAACCTGT CCGACGCCGACGCTCTGTCCCTGCTCCTGGAGATGAAGCTGAGGAGGCGGCGGGAACGGCCCAGCCTGCCGCGCACCGTGACCGAGCTGGTGGCCGAGGACGGGAGCAGGGTGTACGTGGTGGGCACAGCCCACTTCAGCGATGACAGCAAGAGGGACGTCGTGAAG ACCATCCGGGAGGTGCAGCCTGACGTGGTGGTGGTGGAGCTGTGCCAGTACCGCGTGTCCATGCTCAAGATGGACGAGAGCACGCTGCTCCAGGAGGCCAAGGAGATCAGCCTGGAGAAGCTGCAGCAGGCCGTGAGGCAG AACGGGGTCATGTCTGGACTCATGCAGATGCTGCTGCTGAAGGTGTCGGCCCACATCACCGAGCAGCTGGGCATGGCCCCCGGCGGCGAGTTCAGGGCGGCCTTCAAGGAG cccctgccccaggccagcAAGGTGCCTTTCTGCAAGTTCCACCTGGGCGACCGGCCCATCCCCGTCACCTTCAAGAGGGCCATCGCCGCACTGTCCTTCTGGCAGAAAGTCAAGCTGGCCTGGGGCCTGTGCTTCCTGTCAGACCCCATCAG AGGGCACCGAGGTCCCTGCCCTGGGTCAACAGCACCAGCCTCCCGCCGGCCGCCCCGTGCCCACGAGGCTGGCAGCgtgccctctgcccccagcaaGGACGACGTGGAACGCTGCAAGCAAAAGGACCTGCTGGAGCAGATGATGGCCGAGATGGTCGGCGCGTTCCCCGACCTGCACCGCACCATCGTCTCGGAGCGCGACGTTTACCTGACCTACATGCTGCGGCAGGCCGCCCGGCGCCTGGAGCTGCCCCGCTCCTCTGACG CCGAGCCCAGGAAGTGTGTCCCCTCGGTGGTGGTGGGCGTCGTGGGCATGGGCCACGTGCCGGGCATCGAGAAGAACTGGACCACCGACCTCAACATccaggagatcatgac cGTCCCCCCGCCGTCCATCTCCGGCAGAGTGTCCCGGCTGGCCGTGAAGGCCGCCTTCTTGGGCCTGCTGGGCTACGGCCTTTACTGGATGGGGCGCCGCGCCACCAGCCTGGTCCTGTCACTGCCTGTCGCTCAGTACTGTCTGCAGAGGGCGTCCGCAGTCCGGCCGCGCAAATAG
- the TRABD gene encoding traB domain-containing protein isoform X4: protein MEPDKGPSSRLPCWAGSGAWGLGGRGGRSSSDRSAPPLQLQAPLPVCISVGTLHGGVLSFCEAGRRGFGDPGQEVSLISARSCLPAMEGEEERSPQEADTEPVVPVGSSEVVPRVLSGEPQNLSDADALSLLLEMKLRRRRERPSLPRTVTELVAEDGSRVYVVGTAHFSDDSKRDVVKTIREVQPDVVVVELCQYRVSMLKMDESTLLQEAKEISLEKLQQAVRQNGVMSGLMQMLLLKVSAHITEQLGMAPGGEFRAAFKEASKVPFCKFHLGDRPIPVTFKRAIAALSFWQKVKLAWGLCFLSDPISKDDVERCKQKDLLEQMMAEMVGAFPDLHRTIVSERDVYLTYMLRQAARRLELPRSSDAEPRKCVPSVVVGVVGMGHVPGIEKNWTTDLNIQEIMTVPPPSISGRVSRLAVKAAFLGLLGYGLYWMGRRATSLVLSLPVAQYCLQRASAVRPRK, encoded by the exons ATGGAGCCTGACAAAGGGCCATCGTCCCGGCTGCCCTGCTGGGCCGGCTCTGgggcctgggggttgggggggcggggtggcagGAGCTCCAGTGACCGCTCAGCCCCACccctccagctccaggctccgcTTCCTGTTTGCATTTCAGTTGGCACCTTGCATGGTGGAGTGCTTTCCTTCTGTGAAGCAGGAAGAAGGGGCTTTGGGGATCCTGGACAGGAG GTATCCCTCATCAGTGCCAGGAGCTGCCTCCCAGccatggagggggaggaggagcggTCACCTCAGGAG GCTGACACGGAGCCCGTTGTCCCAGTGGGGTCTTCCGAGGTGGTGCCCAGGGTGCTTTCCGGAGAACCCCAGAACCTGT CCGACGCCGACGCTCTGTCCCTGCTCCTGGAGATGAAGCTGAGGAGGCGGCGGGAACGGCCCAGCCTGCCGCGCACCGTGACCGAGCTGGTGGCCGAGGACGGGAGCAGGGTGTACGTGGTGGGCACAGCCCACTTCAGCGATGACAGCAAGAGGGACGTCGTGAAG ACCATCCGGGAGGTGCAGCCTGACGTGGTGGTGGTGGAGCTGTGCCAGTACCGCGTGTCCATGCTCAAGATGGACGAGAGCACGCTGCTCCAGGAGGCCAAGGAGATCAGCCTGGAGAAGCTGCAGCAGGCCGTGAGGCAG AACGGGGTCATGTCTGGACTCATGCAGATGCTGCTGCTGAAGGTGTCGGCCCACATCACCGAGCAGCTGGGCATGGCCCCCGGCGGCGAGTTCAGGGCGGCCTTCAAGGAG gccagcAAGGTGCCTTTCTGCAAGTTCCACCTGGGCGACCGGCCCATCCCCGTCACCTTCAAGAGGGCCATCGCCGCACTGTCCTTCTGGCAGAAAGTCAAGCTGGCCTGGGGCCTGTGCTTCCTGTCAGACCCCATCAG caaGGACGACGTGGAACGCTGCAAGCAAAAGGACCTGCTGGAGCAGATGATGGCCGAGATGGTCGGCGCGTTCCCCGACCTGCACCGCACCATCGTCTCGGAGCGCGACGTTTACCTGACCTACATGCTGCGGCAGGCCGCCCGGCGCCTGGAGCTGCCCCGCTCCTCTGACG CCGAGCCCAGGAAGTGTGTCCCCTCGGTGGTGGTGGGCGTCGTGGGCATGGGCCACGTGCCGGGCATCGAGAAGAACTGGACCACCGACCTCAACATccaggagatcatgac cGTCCCCCCGCCGTCCATCTCCGGCAGAGTGTCCCGGCTGGCCGTGAAGGCCGCCTTCTTGGGCCTGCTGGGCTACGGCCTTTACTGGATGGGGCGCCGCGCCACCAGCCTGGTCCTGTCACTGCCTGTCGCTCAGTACTGTCTGCAGAGGGCGTCCGCAGTCCGGCCGCGCAAATAG
- the PANX2 gene encoding pannexin-2, with protein MHHLLQQSADMATALLAGEKLRELILPGAQDDKAGALAALLLQLKLELPFDRVVTIGTVLVPILLVTLVFTKNFAEEPIYCYTPHNFTRDQALYARGYCWTELRDALPGVDASLWPSLFEHKLLPYSLLAFAAIMYVPALGWEFLASTRLTSELNFLLQEIDNCYHRAAEGRAPKIEKQIQSKGPGITERERREIIENAEKEKSPEQNLFEKYLERRGRSNFLAKLYLARHLLILLLSVAPISYLCTYYATQKQNEFTCALGASPDGPAGGAAAGAAAVRVSCKLPSVQLQRIVAGVDIVLLCAMNLIILVNLIHLFIFRKSNFIFDKLHKVGIKTRRQWRRSQFCDINILAMFCNENRDHIKSLNRLDFITNESDLMYDNVVRQLLAALAQSNHDATPTVRDAGVQTVDPSANPAEPEGSAEPPVVKRPRKKMKWIPTSNPLPQPFKEPLAIMRVENSKAEKPKPVRRKTATDTLIAPLLDAGARAAHHYKGGGGDAGPAPDKKHARHFSLDVHPYILGTKKAKPEAVPAAALPASRSQEGGFLSQAEECALGLAAAPTKDAPLPEKEILYPAEPARATLPPGGPFHVCSPPAAPATAPLSPASLGKPDPLAILSRNATHPLLHISTLYEAREEEDGGPRAPPDVGSLIAIPPPQQMLIATFDEPRTVVSTVEF; from the exons atgcaCCACCTCCTGCAGCAGTCGGCGGACATGGCGACCGCGCTGCTGGCCGGGGAGAAGCTGCGCGAGCTGATCCTGCCGGGCGCGCAGGACGACAAGGCGGGCGCGCTCGCCGCGCTGCTGCTGCAGCTCAAGCTGGAGCTGCCCTTCGACCGCGTGGTCACCATCGGCACCGTGCTGGTCCCCATCCTGCTCGTCACCCTGGTCTTCACCAAGAACTTCGCAG AGGAGCCCATTTACTGCTACACGCCGCACAACTTCACTCGCGACCAGGCGCTGTATGCTCGCGGCTACTGCTGGACGGAGCTGCGGGACGCGCTGCCCGGCGTGGACGCCAGCCTGTGGCCGTCGCTGTTTGAGCACAAGCTGCTGCCCTACTCGCTGCTGGCCTTCGCGGCCATCATGTACGTCCCCGCGCTGGGCTGGGAGTTCCTGGCCTCCACCCGCCTCACCTCGGAGCTCAACTTCCTGCTGCAGGAGATCGACAACTGCTACCACCGCGCCGCCGAGGGCCGCGCCCCCAAGATCGAGAAGCAGATCCAGTCCAAGGGGCCCGGCATCACGGAGCGCGAGAGGCGCGAGATCATCGAGAACGCCGAGAAGGAGAAGAGCCCGGAGCAGAACCTGTTCGAGAAGTACCTGGAGCGCCGCGGCCGCAGCAACTTCCTGGCCAAGCTGTACCTGGCGCGGCACCTGCTGATCCTGCTGCTCAGCGTGGCGCCCATCTCCTACCTGTGCACCTACTACGCCACGCAGAAGCAGAACGAGTTCACGTGCGCGCTGGGCGCGTCCCCGGACGGGCCGGCAGGGggcgcggcggcgggggcggccgcCGTGCGCGTCAGCTGCAAGCTGCCGTCCGTGCAGCTGCAGCGCATCGTGGCGGGCGTGGACATCGTGCTGCTGTGTGCCATGAACCTCATCATCCTCGTCAACCTCATCCACCTCTTCATCTTCCGCAAGAGCAACTTCATCTTCGACAAGCTGCACAAGGTGGGCATCAAGACGCGCCGGCAGTGGCGCCGCTCGCAGTTCTGCGACATCAACATCCTGGCCATGTTCTGCAACGAGAACCGCGACCACATCAAGTCGCTCAACCGGCTGGACTTCATCACCAACGAGAGCGACCTCATGTACGACAACGTGGTGCGGCAGCTGCTGGCCGCGCTGGCCCAGTCCAACCACGACGCCACGCCCACCGTGCGCGACGCGGGCGTGCAGACCGTCGACCCCAGCGCCAACCCCGCCGAGCCCGAGGGCTCGGCCGAGCCGCCCGTGGTCAAGCGGCCGCGCAAGAAGATGAAGTGGATCCCCACCAGCAACCCGCTGCCCCAGCCCTTCAAGGAGCCGCTGGCCATCATGCGCGTGGAGAACAGCAAGGCCGAGAAGCCCAAGCCCGTGCGCCGCAAGACGGCCACCGACACGCTCATCGCGCCGCTGCTGGACGCGGGGGCGCGCGCCGCGCACCACTACAAGGGCGGCGGGGGCGACGCGGGGCCCGCCCCCGACAAGAAGCATGCGCGCCACTTTTCCCTGGACGTGCACCCCTACATCCTGGGCACCAAGAAGGCCAAGCCCGAGGCCGTGCCCGCCGCCGCCCTGCCCGCCTCCCGGAGCCAGGAAGGGGGTTTCCTGTCCCAGGCGGAGGAGTGCGCGCTCGGCTTGGCCGCAGCCCCCACCAAAG ACGCTCCGCTCCCCGAGAAGGAAATCCTGTACCCCGCAGAGCCAGCCCGCGCCACGCTTCCTCCCGGGGGCCCGTTTCACGTCTGCTCGCCCCCCGCAGCCCCCGCCACAGCTCCTCTGTCGCCAGCCAGCCTGGGCAAGCCCGACCCCCTGGCTATCCTGAGCCGCAACGCCACGCACCCGCTGCTGCACATCAGCACGCTGTACGAAGCCCGGGAAGAGGAGGACGGGGGCCCCCGGGCACCCCCGGACGTGGGCAGCCTCATCGccatccccccgccccagcaGATGCTCATCGCCACCTTTGACGAGCCCAGGACAGTAGTGAGCACTGTGGAGTTCTGA
- the TRABD gene encoding traB domain-containing protein isoform X1 — MEPDKGPSSRLPCWAGSGAWGLGGRGGRSSSDRSAPPLQLQAPLPVCISVGTLHGGVLSFCEAGRRGFGDPGQEVSLISARSCLPAMEGEEERSPQEADTEPVVPVGSSEVVPRVLSGEPQNLSDADALSLLLEMKLRRRRERPSLPRTVTELVAEDGSRVYVVGTAHFSDDSKRDVVKTIREVQPDVVVVELCQYRVSMLKMDESTLLQEAKEISLEKLQQAVRQNGVMSGLMQMLLLKVSAHITEQLGMAPGGEFRAAFKEPLPQASKVPFCKFHLGDRPIPVTFKRAIAALSFWQKVKLAWGLCFLSDPIRGHRGPCPGSTAPASRRPPRAHEAGSVPSAPSKDDVERCKQKDLLEQMMAEMVGAFPDLHRTIVSERDVYLTYMLRQAARRLELPRSSDAEPRKCVPSVVVGVVGMGHVPGIEKNWTTDLNIQEIMTVPPPSISGRVSRLAVKAAFLGLLGYGLYWMGRRATSLVLSLPVAQYCLQRASAVRPRK, encoded by the exons ATGGAGCCTGACAAAGGGCCATCGTCCCGGCTGCCCTGCTGGGCCGGCTCTGgggcctgggggttgggggggcggggtggcagGAGCTCCAGTGACCGCTCAGCCCCACccctccagctccaggctccgcTTCCTGTTTGCATTTCAGTTGGCACCTTGCATGGTGGAGTGCTTTCCTTCTGTGAAGCAGGAAGAAGGGGCTTTGGGGATCCTGGACAGGAG GTATCCCTCATCAGTGCCAGGAGCTGCCTCCCAGccatggagggggaggaggagcggTCACCTCAGGAG GCTGACACGGAGCCCGTTGTCCCAGTGGGGTCTTCCGAGGTGGTGCCCAGGGTGCTTTCCGGAGAACCCCAGAACCTGT CCGACGCCGACGCTCTGTCCCTGCTCCTGGAGATGAAGCTGAGGAGGCGGCGGGAACGGCCCAGCCTGCCGCGCACCGTGACCGAGCTGGTGGCCGAGGACGGGAGCAGGGTGTACGTGGTGGGCACAGCCCACTTCAGCGATGACAGCAAGAGGGACGTCGTGAAG ACCATCCGGGAGGTGCAGCCTGACGTGGTGGTGGTGGAGCTGTGCCAGTACCGCGTGTCCATGCTCAAGATGGACGAGAGCACGCTGCTCCAGGAGGCCAAGGAGATCAGCCTGGAGAAGCTGCAGCAGGCCGTGAGGCAG AACGGGGTCATGTCTGGACTCATGCAGATGCTGCTGCTGAAGGTGTCGGCCCACATCACCGAGCAGCTGGGCATGGCCCCCGGCGGCGAGTTCAGGGCGGCCTTCAAGGAG cccctgccccaggccagcAAGGTGCCTTTCTGCAAGTTCCACCTGGGCGACCGGCCCATCCCCGTCACCTTCAAGAGGGCCATCGCCGCACTGTCCTTCTGGCAGAAAGTCAAGCTGGCCTGGGGCCTGTGCTTCCTGTCAGACCCCATCAG AGGGCACCGAGGTCCCTGCCCTGGGTCAACAGCACCAGCCTCCCGCCGGCCGCCCCGTGCCCACGAGGCTGGCAGCgtgccctctgcccccagcaaGGACGACGTGGAACGCTGCAAGCAAAAGGACCTGCTGGAGCAGATGATGGCCGAGATGGTCGGCGCGTTCCCCGACCTGCACCGCACCATCGTCTCGGAGCGCGACGTTTACCTGACCTACATGCTGCGGCAGGCCGCCCGGCGCCTGGAGCTGCCCCGCTCCTCTGACG CCGAGCCCAGGAAGTGTGTCCCCTCGGTGGTGGTGGGCGTCGTGGGCATGGGCCACGTGCCGGGCATCGAGAAGAACTGGACCACCGACCTCAACATccaggagatcatgac cGTCCCCCCGCCGTCCATCTCCGGCAGAGTGTCCCGGCTGGCCGTGAAGGCCGCCTTCTTGGGCCTGCTGGGCTACGGCCTTTACTGGATGGGGCGCCGCGCCACCAGCCTGGTCCTGTCACTGCCTGTCGCTCAGTACTGTCTGCAGAGGGCGTCCGCAGTCCGGCCGCGCAAATAG
- the TRABD gene encoding traB domain-containing protein isoform X3 has protein sequence MEPDKGPSSRLPCWAGSGAWGLGGRGGRSSSDRSAPPLQLQAPLPVCISVGTLHGGVLSFCEAGRRGFGDPGQEVSLISARSCLPAMEGEEERSPQEADTEPVVPVGSSEVVPRVLSGEPQNLSDADALSLLLEMKLRRRRERPSLPRTVTELVAEDGSRVYVVGTAHFSDDSKRDVVKTIREVQPDVVVVELCQYRVSMLKMDESTLLQEAKEISLEKLQQAVRQNGVMSGLMQMLLLKVSAHITEQLGMAPGGEFRAAFKEPLPQASKVPFCKFHLGDRPIPVTFKRAIAALSFWQKVKLAWGLCFLSDPISKDDVERCKQKDLLEQMMAEMVGAFPDLHRTIVSERDVYLTYMLRQAARRLELPRSSDAEPRKCVPSVVVGVVGMGHVPGIEKNWTTDLNIQEIMTVPPPSISGRVSRLAVKAAFLGLLGYGLYWMGRRATSLVLSLPVAQYCLQRASAVRPRK, from the exons ATGGAGCCTGACAAAGGGCCATCGTCCCGGCTGCCCTGCTGGGCCGGCTCTGgggcctgggggttgggggggcggggtggcagGAGCTCCAGTGACCGCTCAGCCCCACccctccagctccaggctccgcTTCCTGTTTGCATTTCAGTTGGCACCTTGCATGGTGGAGTGCTTTCCTTCTGTGAAGCAGGAAGAAGGGGCTTTGGGGATCCTGGACAGGAG GTATCCCTCATCAGTGCCAGGAGCTGCCTCCCAGccatggagggggaggaggagcggTCACCTCAGGAG GCTGACACGGAGCCCGTTGTCCCAGTGGGGTCTTCCGAGGTGGTGCCCAGGGTGCTTTCCGGAGAACCCCAGAACCTGT CCGACGCCGACGCTCTGTCCCTGCTCCTGGAGATGAAGCTGAGGAGGCGGCGGGAACGGCCCAGCCTGCCGCGCACCGTGACCGAGCTGGTGGCCGAGGACGGGAGCAGGGTGTACGTGGTGGGCACAGCCCACTTCAGCGATGACAGCAAGAGGGACGTCGTGAAG ACCATCCGGGAGGTGCAGCCTGACGTGGTGGTGGTGGAGCTGTGCCAGTACCGCGTGTCCATGCTCAAGATGGACGAGAGCACGCTGCTCCAGGAGGCCAAGGAGATCAGCCTGGAGAAGCTGCAGCAGGCCGTGAGGCAG AACGGGGTCATGTCTGGACTCATGCAGATGCTGCTGCTGAAGGTGTCGGCCCACATCACCGAGCAGCTGGGCATGGCCCCCGGCGGCGAGTTCAGGGCGGCCTTCAAGGAG cccctgccccaggccagcAAGGTGCCTTTCTGCAAGTTCCACCTGGGCGACCGGCCCATCCCCGTCACCTTCAAGAGGGCCATCGCCGCACTGTCCTTCTGGCAGAAAGTCAAGCTGGCCTGGGGCCTGTGCTTCCTGTCAGACCCCATCAG caaGGACGACGTGGAACGCTGCAAGCAAAAGGACCTGCTGGAGCAGATGATGGCCGAGATGGTCGGCGCGTTCCCCGACCTGCACCGCACCATCGTCTCGGAGCGCGACGTTTACCTGACCTACATGCTGCGGCAGGCCGCCCGGCGCCTGGAGCTGCCCCGCTCCTCTGACG CCGAGCCCAGGAAGTGTGTCCCCTCGGTGGTGGTGGGCGTCGTGGGCATGGGCCACGTGCCGGGCATCGAGAAGAACTGGACCACCGACCTCAACATccaggagatcatgac cGTCCCCCCGCCGTCCATCTCCGGCAGAGTGTCCCGGCTGGCCGTGAAGGCCGCCTTCTTGGGCCTGCTGGGCTACGGCCTTTACTGGATGGGGCGCCGCGCCACCAGCCTGGTCCTGTCACTGCCTGTCGCTCAGTACTGTCTGCAGAGGGCGTCCGCAGTCCGGCCGCGCAAATAG